The following proteins are encoded in a genomic region of Gimesia algae:
- a CDS encoding alpha/beta hydrolase family protein, with protein MKAAQLLALIWILIPALVCAQSEPVKPDYFNQSVADSNPLRTEQARELDEYIKTIAADRRRFEQLFQPDYSSAAAFEKSAEPLRAAFCESIGYPPPGKRPDQPATYKQIGEDSIGVYYRAMFPILPHVHSEGIFIVPKFATGKTPLIISMHGGGGSPEVALFNGGANYRDMVRGAVKRGYLVYAPQHLFRADEFPKDIRRQIDDRMRLIGTSITAVEIAKITYAIDELIKRPEVDASRIGMVGLSYGGYYAQVTPAVDPRIKVSVSSCYFGVQEGRYAKEELSVPSDFRFMNRMTLFNDADLVALICPRAHQIQAGSRDNASHRETGKQIAPRAATFYERLNLGDRFEHVIFEGGHEFNDKAAWAFVEKHL; from the coding sequence ATGAAGGCGGCTCAGTTACTTGCGTTGATCTGGATTTTGATTCCTGCACTGGTGTGTGCACAATCTGAACCTGTGAAACCTGACTACTTCAATCAGAGCGTGGCCGATTCGAATCCGTTGCGGACGGAGCAGGCGCGGGAACTGGATGAATATATCAAAACCATTGCCGCGGACCGCCGGCGATTCGAACAACTGTTCCAGCCCGATTATTCCTCCGCTGCTGCCTTCGAGAAATCCGCGGAACCTTTGCGGGCCGCGTTTTGTGAAAGCATTGGTTATCCGCCTCCTGGTAAGCGGCCCGATCAGCCTGCCACTTATAAACAGATCGGTGAAGACAGCATCGGCGTGTACTATCGGGCGATGTTCCCGATTCTGCCGCACGTGCATTCCGAAGGGATTTTCATTGTCCCGAAATTTGCCACAGGAAAAACGCCGCTCATCATCTCCATGCACGGGGGCGGTGGTTCGCCTGAAGTCGCGCTGTTCAATGGCGGTGCCAACTATCGAGACATGGTTCGCGGTGCGGTGAAACGGGGCTATCTTGTGTATGCACCACAGCACCTGTTCCGGGCTGATGAATTTCCGAAAGACATCCGTCGGCAGATTGATGACCGGATGCGACTCATCGGCACCAGTATCACCGCCGTTGAAATCGCCAAGATCACGTATGCCATTGATGAATTGATCAAACGTCCCGAAGTCGATGCCAGCCGGATCGGCATGGTGGGTCTGTCTTATGGCGGATACTACGCACAGGTCACACCGGCCGTCGATCCACGGATTAAAGTCTCTGTATCCAGCTGTTACTTCGGCGTGCAGGAAGGTCGCTATGCCAAAGAGGAACTTTCGGTTCCGTCCGACTTTCGGTTCATGAATCGCATGACGCTGTTTAACGACGCCGACCTCGTCGCGCTGATCTGTCCGCGGGCGCATCAGATTCAGGCGGGATCACGCGACAATGCATCCCATCGCGAAACAGGAAAGCAGATTGCGCCCCGCGCTGCGACATTTTATGAACGGCTCAACCTGGGTGACCGCTTCGAACACGTCATCTTCGAAGGGGGACACGAATTCAACGACAAAGCAGCCTGGGCGTTTGTTGAAAAACATTTGTGA
- a CDS encoding ABC transporter ATP-binding protein has product MLTLEAVRKVYRKKQDEVVALDTTSLEIARGDFIAIIGPSGSGKTTLLSMLGAMSAPSEGRILLDGESIYDLPVNLRAEVRQNKIGFVFQTFNLIPYLTAIENVQIPMVLAKKHRGEQREKAEALLAKVGLQDRMQHKPAELSVGQQQRVALARMLANDPSIILADEPTGNLDPDTKEQVMEFLTQFNEEGRTIIMVTHDLSAADCARKTLTLSEGSICDTQQNQLLKTA; this is encoded by the coding sequence ATGTTAACATTAGAGGCAGTTCGCAAAGTGTATCGCAAGAAACAGGACGAGGTGGTGGCCCTCGATACCACCAGCCTGGAAATTGCCCGCGGTGATTTTATCGCCATCATCGGACCCAGTGGCAGTGGTAAAACGACACTGCTCTCCATGCTGGGCGCGATGTCGGCCCCTTCAGAAGGACGGATTCTGCTGGATGGGGAATCGATCTATGATCTACCCGTCAATCTACGTGCCGAAGTCAGGCAGAACAAGATCGGCTTTGTGTTTCAGACGTTCAACCTGATTCCTTATCTGACGGCGATCGAAAATGTGCAGATCCCGATGGTGCTGGCGAAGAAACATCGTGGTGAACAGCGGGAAAAAGCAGAAGCTCTGCTGGCCAAAGTCGGCCTGCAGGATCGTATGCAGCATAAGCCGGCCGAGTTGAGTGTCGGTCAGCAGCAGCGCGTCGCTCTGGCACGCATGCTGGCCAACGATCCGTCGATCATTCTGGCCGACGAACCGACGGGGAACCTTGATCCGGATACTAAAGAGCAGGTGATGGAGTTTCTGACCCAGTTCAATGAAGAAGGCCGCACAATTATCATGGTGACCCATGATCTGTCCGCCGCCGACTGCGCCAGAAAAACGCTGACCCTCTCTGAGGGATCCATCTGCGATACTCAGCAGAATCAGTTACTCAAGACGGCATAA
- a CDS encoding DUF1559 domain-containing protein: MRYPPSRLSRPGFTLIELLVVIAIIATLIALLLPAVQQAREAARRSQCKNNLKQLGIALHNYHDTHSCFPAGYYSYGTSTGSGPAWAAIDPDTWDAAPGWTWGTMILPFMDQAVLYNALDLNRPCWDLANASAAQTKLPVFLCPTSSGGDEPFLVQDASGSPLVKGGSQLRFGRSHYVASHGQESCWGECGSSTTGVVFTNIYTKTTKTVTINGDASKVADGPFFRNSRTRMRDVTDGTSNTIFLGEHSSKLSDKTWVGVVPGAYTHPRFTSPENGPDAAATLALIHAGPSGGELDITGFPIVHPVNFPTYHVGQMYSEHTGGGHVCMGDGSVRFVSENIDLLLWAELSSINEGEVTGEF, translated from the coding sequence ATGAGATACCCGCCCTCCCGACTGTCCCGCCCCGGCTTTACGCTGATTGAACTCCTTGTCGTCATTGCCATTATTGCAACGCTGATTGCCCTGCTGCTGCCGGCGGTACAACAGGCACGTGAAGCGGCGCGACGCAGTCAGTGCAAAAACAATTTGAAGCAGTTAGGTATCGCGCTGCATAATTATCACGATACGCATTCCTGTTTTCCCGCCGGCTATTATTCGTACGGAACCAGTACCGGATCAGGACCTGCCTGGGCAGCCATTGATCCTGACACCTGGGATGCGGCTCCGGGCTGGACCTGGGGGACAATGATTCTCCCCTTCATGGATCAGGCAGTACTCTATAACGCGCTGGACCTGAATCGGCCCTGCTGGGATCTGGCGAACGCCAGTGCCGCGCAGACGAAGCTGCCTGTCTTTCTCTGCCCTACTTCTTCGGGGGGAGATGAACCGTTTCTCGTGCAGGATGCCAGTGGCAGCCCGCTGGTCAAAGGGGGTTCACAGTTGCGGTTTGGTCGTTCGCATTATGTTGCCAGTCATGGTCAGGAATCGTGCTGGGGGGAATGTGGTTCGAGTACGACGGGCGTCGTTTTCACGAACATCTACACCAAGACCACCAAAACGGTCACCATCAATGGCGATGCTTCGAAAGTGGCAGACGGGCCCTTCTTTCGAAATTCGCGCACGCGAATGCGGGATGTGACAGATGGAACGTCCAATACGATTTTCCTGGGCGAACATTCTTCGAAACTGAGTGATAAAACCTGGGTGGGGGTGGTGCCCGGTGCGTATACACACCCCCGGTTCACTTCACCTGAAAATGGTCCAGACGCAGCAGCGACACTGGCATTGATTCATGCAGGCCCTTCCGGCGGCGAACTGGATATCACCGGTTTTCCGATCGTCCACCCTGTCAATTTCCCTACCTACCACGTCGGCCAGATGTATTCGGAGCACACGGGGGGCGGACATGTCTGCATGGGGGACGGTTCAGTGCGGTTCGTTTCTGAAAATATCGATCTGCTGCTATGGGCGGAACTCTCGAGTATTAACGAGGGTGAAGTAACAGGAGAATTTTAA
- a CDS encoding SdiA-regulated domain-containing protein, whose translation MSNMLKLELESQCSIKDKKAGLLEPSGLALAPDGLLWTVCDENRRLFRIDFEGRIQESLKIGNRGLEGITFNAAGQICVVDEDVSKLIVYDPQTGEEISDRRLKDLEGFTSIAAHFEDIDGNGLEGITFDSFRNELLLLKEADPGLLIAVSADLNRITSVEVLEEQTGFTAEGKKMDFSGMCFDAKRDLLWILSEEARCVFTFDRRQSRVVQRHSLKKDQQGRSVRFAEGVAVDGDSERLYVVSDDDAKLTVFRIIE comes from the coding sequence ATGTCAAACATGCTGAAACTGGAATTGGAATCCCAATGTTCGATCAAGGACAAGAAAGCCGGGCTGTTGGAGCCCTCAGGTCTGGCGCTCGCGCCGGATGGTTTACTCTGGACCGTCTGTGATGAGAACCGCCGCTTATTTCGGATTGATTTTGAAGGTCGGATTCAGGAATCTCTGAAGATTGGGAATCGAGGACTGGAAGGCATCACCTTTAATGCAGCGGGCCAGATCTGTGTGGTCGATGAGGATGTCAGCAAACTCATCGTTTACGATCCACAAACGGGTGAAGAAATTTCAGATCGACGGCTGAAAGATCTGGAAGGCTTCACTAGCATCGCAGCACATTTCGAAGACATTGACGGTAATGGGCTGGAAGGGATTACCTTTGATTCCTTCCGCAACGAACTGTTACTGCTTAAAGAAGCAGATCCAGGATTACTGATCGCCGTCTCTGCCGATCTGAACCGAATTACGTCTGTTGAGGTTCTCGAAGAGCAAACAGGTTTTACTGCCGAGGGAAAAAAGATGGATTTTTCCGGCATGTGCTTTGATGCGAAGCGCGATCTGCTCTGGATTTTAAGTGAAGAGGCACGCTGCGTATTCACATTCGATCGGCGGCAGAGTCGCGTCGTACAGCGACACTCTCTGAAAAAGGATCAGCAGGGACGTTCGGTTCGTTTTGCAGAAGGGGTCGCCGTAGATGGTGACTCAGAGCGTCTGTATGTGGTCAGTGACGACGATGCGAAGCTCACAGTGTTTCGCATCATCGAATGA
- a CDS encoding RNA polymerase sigma factor: protein MSSDEVLLHRYCHEGDPAAFRELIDRYAGMVYSIGLRVTGDKHTAEDLCQECFLELARKAYTVRENIAGWLHALATSRSLNIVRSRRRRTSREQAVANSPAIITESSEWSEMQPLIDRALNGLSDDLRLPIVLHYLQGKTQQQVADQLGVNQATMSRRLQRGVEQLRKRLQSFGVMTTIAAVTSFFGENSAQAASNSLTASLAKIGISGVGVTVAKSAPGGLLPFTVTLGAIAGNILLFLFLKGWILLLFVVIGVALLIRPPAWVRELMRAQAFGRDYAAHPTYPFRRWTWTIPPADWKQRLFVLSYVGLTFGLVALKDPAIISTMPGFVMAFGLMAMLFLTLAVRLAWRIWTLRNQPLTAADQLTEQRPQWSLWELLVGASFFIVIAAIWLSSVPREELFSFSIGTILFWSWFVACSGMAVWELIERWRKRSKGDVSFGNVVSSEDSVDIKPVARRYHVILIGGLMLGAVALLSLVMLQSVIMPERPVKNEPVVYRYTQDGTGVRVEVPAAFKPPVPPKGLPSQLVMTAGMGFIFSLLLLRRVVKVRLVLPRSAWLPLLAVSSLAVALGAGLTANAIWATETRQKTHTTIDVPEILPHQKPVFKPSPSELALIRKYAAESATITVPEERIPDGWYLMRYDNGFPMPTPNERLPAKTVIQLGLTDVPELKFVDALITRIYMNPFVLRDLDGFCAVYAFCCGNAEEARRLNSAWKNRGMCKGRLVIFVYGRKGLRAPSATDQVPIPTLLKQIQESP, encoded by the coding sequence ATGAGTTCGGACGAAGTGCTGCTGCACCGATACTGCCACGAAGGCGATCCGGCTGCATTCCGAGAATTGATCGATCGGTATGCGGGAATGGTATACAGCATCGGCCTGCGCGTGACGGGCGACAAGCACACGGCGGAAGATCTGTGTCAGGAGTGTTTTCTGGAGCTAGCCCGTAAAGCGTACACGGTGCGAGAGAATATTGCGGGATGGCTGCACGCACTGGCGACAAGCCGATCGTTGAACATTGTTCGGTCCCGCAGGCGGAGAACAAGTCGGGAACAGGCCGTGGCAAATTCCCCGGCCATCATCACTGAATCATCCGAGTGGAGCGAAATGCAGCCGCTCATCGACCGGGCTCTCAATGGATTAAGCGACGATCTGCGGTTGCCGATTGTCCTGCACTATCTGCAAGGCAAGACACAGCAGCAGGTGGCAGATCAGCTGGGGGTGAATCAGGCGACGATGTCGCGCCGACTGCAACGCGGTGTGGAACAGCTCCGAAAGCGACTCCAAAGCTTCGGTGTGATGACGACCATCGCGGCGGTGACGTCGTTCTTCGGTGAAAATTCGGCACAGGCCGCGTCGAATTCACTCACCGCATCACTGGCGAAGATCGGAATTAGCGGGGTGGGTGTGACTGTCGCCAAGTCCGCGCCGGGGGGCCTGCTTCCGTTTACCGTAACGCTCGGGGCGATTGCCGGTAACATATTGTTGTTTCTGTTTCTGAAAGGCTGGATTCTGCTGCTGTTCGTGGTCATCGGGGTCGCGCTGTTAATACGACCGCCGGCTTGGGTCCGTGAACTTATGCGTGCGCAGGCCTTCGGCCGCGATTATGCCGCTCATCCCACGTATCCCTTCCGACGCTGGACCTGGACGATTCCTCCAGCCGACTGGAAACAGCGATTGTTTGTGTTGTCGTATGTCGGGCTTACATTCGGTCTTGTGGCTTTAAAAGATCCCGCAATAATCTCGACAATGCCCGGTTTTGTTATGGCATTTGGATTGATGGCCATGTTATTTCTGACGCTTGCGGTGCGGCTTGCCTGGCGCATCTGGACGCTGCGCAACCAACCACTGACTGCCGCGGATCAGTTGACCGAACAGCGGCCTCAGTGGTCCTTATGGGAGCTTCTGGTCGGGGCCTCTTTTTTCATCGTGATTGCTGCAATCTGGCTGTCGAGTGTGCCGCGCGAAGAACTGTTTAGTTTCTCAATCGGAACTATTTTATTCTGGTCCTGGTTTGTCGCATGTTCCGGTATGGCTGTCTGGGAACTTATTGAACGCTGGCGAAAACGGAGCAAGGGTGATGTTTCATTCGGTAACGTTGTTTCCAGCGAGGACAGTGTCGACATCAAGCCGGTCGCACGGCGCTATCACGTCATCTTGATTGGCGGTTTGATGTTGGGGGCTGTCGCACTTTTGTCATTGGTCATGCTGCAGTCAGTAATTATGCCCGAGCGACCGGTAAAGAATGAACCGGTTGTTTATCGTTACACACAGGACGGCACAGGTGTCAGAGTCGAGGTGCCGGCCGCCTTCAAACCACCAGTGCCGCCTAAAGGCCTGCCTTCGCAACTTGTGATGACAGCCGGCATGGGATTCATCTTCAGTCTCCTGTTGCTGCGACGAGTCGTCAAGGTACGGCTCGTATTACCACGATCCGCCTGGCTGCCGCTCCTGGCGGTCAGTAGTCTGGCAGTCGCACTGGGGGCAGGTCTGACGGCAAACGCAATCTGGGCAACAGAAACCAGGCAGAAAACCCACACAACAATCGACGTACCGGAAATCCTTCCCCATCAGAAGCCGGTGTTCAAACCGAGTCCTTCGGAACTGGCGCTCATCCGGAAATACGCAGCCGAGTCAGCCACCATCACGGTGCCCGAAGAACGAATTCCTGACGGCTGGTATCTCATGCGGTATGACAACGGCTTCCCGATGCCCACGCCGAATGAAAGATTGCCTGCGAAAACTGTGATTCAGCTTGGATTAACTGATGTTCCAGAACTGAAATTTGTCGACGCGTTAATCACGCGAATCTATATGAATCCCTTCGTACTACGCGACCTCGACGGCTTCTGCGCTGTTTATGCATTCTGCTGCGGCAATGCGGAAGAAGCACGCCGACTCAACAGTGCATGGAAAAATCGAGGTATGTGCAAGGGGCGTTTGGTGATCTTCGTCTACGGACGCAAAGGTCTGCGGGCTCCCAGTGCCACCGATCAGGTACCCATTCCCACGCTGCTGAAACAGATTCAAGAATCTCCCTAA
- a CDS encoding BlaI/MecI/CopY family transcriptional regulator encodes MKQVSISDAEWQVMNIIWDGQPLAAQEIVSRLSGQAEWAPQTIKTMLHRLVKKEVLTFEEQGNRYVYRSRVKRSACIKQASRAFLDRVFSSEPAPLLAHFMQHTKLSAEEIAELRRILDDKER; translated from the coding sequence ATGAAACAGGTTTCCATTTCCGACGCCGAATGGCAGGTCATGAATATTATCTGGGACGGCCAGCCGCTCGCCGCCCAGGAGATTGTGTCTCGTCTTTCCGGCCAGGCCGAATGGGCTCCCCAGACCATCAAAACCATGCTGCACCGCCTCGTCAAAAAAGAGGTGCTCACCTTTGAAGAGCAGGGCAACCGCTATGTCTATCGCTCCCGCGTCAAACGCTCGGCCTGTATCAAGCAGGCCAGCCGTGCTTTTCTGGACCGGGTTTTCTCCAGTGAACCGGCGCCACTGCTCGCGCATTTCATGCAACATACCAAACTCTCTGCAGAAGAAATTGCAGAGCTCCGCCGCATTCTCGATGACAAGGAACGTTGA
- a CDS encoding M56 family metallopeptidase has protein sequence MNGFLLALDLYVEITDKILELLIIPTITAGLLAALVLLVNLFARKWLTAGQMGLLWALVLIRLAVPYGFAPESSYSLTSLLVEFIEESTPAEPPRDIYSPEPLPEPWPVRDANSTSPAFANATHMNDIQFLEPKTSEVSFTETLQEYLITFLEWFLRILPPLWFVGAVFILIRMLVTHWRFARIINRLPVSTDQRLLQLWNTCCEQIHFRRAVPVIVCDEISQPSVMGALRPKLLLPTDLTELSDSQLQLIMLHELAHLKRRDLWVNWCLFGLKLLHWWNPLYWLAATRFGSLREQSRDAMVLCWQEQQDRNNTQNDSAREYSELLLTLAQRPNTGSRWRVSLPVSMLGFLKNPLRKRSLTNRLKALRSATTRVHPIQTTTVTIVIALFTATGLSDVKDSTTPANQQMQIQNELQHNWFAELPTLSPHDDESLEPLDLRIYQVKKVIDRISEERSLSEEQAYGYLMTHVKFLLEIQNRKYQTGEKPLKQALADYDEQNRLVVNAPDSLHEELSRQLRAWEQSGCGQITFASILMETASDVAAQTGINWTGLAGFQNTTAAPHQPHLDKTNPRPVVQASAAVEEYFPISVAVINEQQEFKLIQAAQSDERSHCAFNPKVTLFNGQKGSIVNQVQRPFVIGVHKAESGELKPELKVIAEGMTLELRPILTADHTAVRLEVLVKQSEISRVKTLETQVSGKKINFQVPSVEQRRISVAADLSGKHSLLISLPPTLHSKRFQYLLMKAEILGHPDLPATLVHPNPSGQPAE, from the coding sequence ATGAATGGATTCCTGTTGGCTTTAGATCTCTATGTTGAAATTACGGATAAAATCCTGGAACTCTTGATCATCCCCACGATCACCGCAGGCCTGCTGGCGGCACTTGTTTTGCTCGTGAACCTCTTCGCGCGAAAATGGCTGACCGCCGGACAGATGGGACTGCTCTGGGCACTGGTCCTCATCCGGCTCGCCGTCCCCTATGGTTTCGCTCCCGAGAGTTCGTATAGCCTGACAAGTCTCCTTGTTGAATTCATAGAGGAGTCTACGCCTGCTGAGCCGCCCCGAGATATCTACTCGCCTGAACCGTTGCCTGAACCGTGGCCGGTAAGGGACGCCAACTCGACGTCTCCGGCTTTCGCGAACGCGACTCACATGAACGACATCCAGTTCCTCGAACCGAAAACCTCTGAAGTAAGTTTCACCGAAACGCTTCAGGAATATCTCATCACCTTCCTCGAATGGTTCTTGCGTATCCTGCCACCACTCTGGTTTGTGGGTGCTGTCTTCATTCTGATTCGTATGCTGGTCACTCATTGGCGATTTGCTCGAATAATCAATCGACTTCCGGTTTCCACAGATCAGCGACTCTTGCAACTCTGGAACACCTGTTGTGAGCAGATTCATTTTCGCCGCGCTGTTCCAGTGATTGTCTGCGACGAAATATCCCAACCCTCTGTGATGGGAGCCCTGCGACCAAAACTGCTGCTCCCCACCGATCTCACAGAGTTGAGCGACAGTCAGCTTCAGCTCATCATGCTCCATGAGTTAGCGCATCTTAAGCGGCGGGACCTGTGGGTCAACTGGTGTTTGTTTGGTTTGAAATTACTGCACTGGTGGAATCCCCTCTACTGGCTGGCAGCCACTCGTTTTGGCAGCCTCCGCGAACAGTCCCGCGATGCGATGGTCCTCTGCTGGCAAGAACAGCAAGACCGCAATAACACTCAGAACGATTCTGCCCGTGAATACAGCGAACTCCTGCTGACCCTGGCCCAGCGGCCGAATACGGGATCTCGCTGGCGGGTCTCCCTGCCGGTCTCGATGCTCGGATTTCTGAAAAACCCGTTACGTAAGCGATCGCTCACCAACCGCCTCAAAGCGCTCCGTAGCGCGACAACCCGGGTTCACCCGATACAGACAACCACTGTGACCATTGTCATCGCGCTTTTTACTGCGACGGGGCTGTCGGATGTAAAAGACTCCACAACCCCGGCAAACCAGCAAATGCAGATTCAAAATGAACTCCAGCACAACTGGTTTGCTGAACTCCCTACACTCTCGCCACATGACGACGAAAGTTTAGAGCCGCTCGACTTACGGATCTATCAGGTCAAAAAAGTGATCGACAGGATTTCCGAGGAACGATCACTTTCTGAAGAACAGGCATACGGGTATCTCATGACGCACGTCAAATTTCTTCTGGAAATTCAAAATCGAAAATACCAGACAGGTGAGAAACCACTGAAACAGGCACTTGCAGATTACGATGAGCAAAACCGTCTCGTGGTCAATGCGCCGGATTCGCTGCACGAAGAATTGAGTCGACAACTCCGTGCCTGGGAACAGAGTGGCTGCGGTCAGATTACTTTCGCCAGTATTCTCATGGAAACCGCCTCTGATGTTGCGGCACAAACTGGCATCAATTGGACCGGTCTGGCTGGCTTCCAAAATACAACCGCCGCTCCGCACCAGCCGCACCTTGACAAAACCAATCCTCGTCCGGTCGTCCAGGCAAGTGCCGCGGTCGAAGAGTATTTTCCCATCAGTGTGGCAGTGATCAACGAACAACAGGAATTCAAACTGATCCAGGCTGCCCAGAGCGACGAACGCAGTCATTGTGCTTTTAATCCGAAGGTCACGTTGTTCAATGGCCAGAAAGGCTCCATCGTCAATCAGGTGCAAAGGCCATTCGTCATTGGCGTACATAAAGCGGAATCCGGAGAACTGAAACCGGAATTGAAAGTCATCGCTGAAGGAATGACGCTTGAACTCAGGCCGATCCTCACAGCAGATCACACAGCGGTACGCCTCGAAGTTCTGGTCAAGCAAAGCGAAATCTCCCGCGTCAAAACTCTGGAGACACAGGTCTCAGGCAAAAAAATCAACTTCCAGGTTCCCAGCGTCGAACAGAGACGCATCAGTGTCGCCGCCGATTTGAGCGGTAAGCACTCACTGTTGATTTCACTGCCTCCCACTCTGCACTCCAAACGTTTTCAATACCTGCTGATGAAAGCGGAAATATTGGGGCACCCGGATCTTCCCGCGACACTGGTCCATCCCAACCCGTCGGGTCAACCAGCAGAGTGA
- a CDS encoding ABC transporter permease, with amino-acid sequence MTMRSIIWKELRERPTALIASLLAIMLSVTALVAIRNVTIFSEKEVAGKLDKLGANVLILPKGVTLQDYYSADMHAETIPEEHVAELALAGLTGVEAISPKLCVPTEIDGKNVILTGILPQEEIQKMAAWQGGMIFKKHEGCKAKINVIDENQDAPEALAERRALQNLNEDEVILGSDYAASNGLAAGDSLELLGEKFKVLTTLPETGTVDDSRVFAHLHTVQRLSKSGEVVNIIEVMGCCEDIANGLVGDLQSLLPGTKVVTIANVVETQVSINRMMTNLSYLFLAILIAVGGASMASASFANVMERRREIGTLMALGATPRFVTQLFLAKAALLGLAGGITGYITGSVLAMFLGPAFADVSVLPVPSLAFISAAIAVLVTIAASYIPARQAAKLDPCMCFKEV; translated from the coding sequence ATGACGATGAGATCTATCATCTGGAAAGAGCTGCGGGAACGTCCGACCGCGTTAATTGCCAGTCTGCTGGCAATCATGCTGAGTGTGACCGCATTAGTGGCGATCCGCAATGTGACAATTTTCTCAGAGAAAGAAGTCGCTGGAAAGCTCGATAAACTGGGAGCCAACGTGCTCATTCTGCCCAAAGGTGTCACGCTGCAGGATTACTATTCAGCCGACATGCACGCGGAAACCATTCCCGAAGAGCATGTCGCCGAACTGGCACTCGCCGGGCTGACAGGCGTGGAAGCCATTTCTCCCAAGCTGTGTGTGCCGACCGAGATTGACGGCAAGAATGTGATTCTCACAGGCATCCTGCCTCAGGAAGAAATTCAGAAAATGGCCGCCTGGCAGGGGGGCATGATTTTTAAAAAGCATGAAGGCTGTAAAGCCAAAATCAATGTGATCGATGAAAATCAGGATGCGCCGGAAGCTTTGGCAGAACGGCGGGCGTTGCAGAATCTGAATGAAGACGAAGTCATTCTTGGTTCAGACTATGCTGCCAGCAATGGACTGGCCGCCGGCGATTCTCTGGAGTTGCTGGGCGAAAAGTTCAAAGTGTTGACCACACTGCCGGAAACGGGAACCGTGGATGACAGCCGCGTCTTCGCACACCTGCATACCGTGCAGCGTCTTTCCAAGTCGGGTGAAGTCGTGAACATTATCGAAGTCATGGGCTGCTGCGAAGACATCGCCAACGGTTTGGTCGGTGATCTGCAGTCGCTGCTGCCCGGCACGAAAGTGGTCACGATTGCAAACGTCGTGGAGACCCAGGTTTCCATCAATCGCATGATGACCAATCTCTCGTACCTGTTCCTGGCGATTCTGATTGCTGTGGGAGGCGCGAGCATGGCCAGTGCCAGCTTTGCCAACGTGATGGAACGCCGTCGCGAAATTGGCACGCTGATGGCGCTGGGAGCTACACCCCGTTTCGTCACCCAACTGTTCCTGGCAAAAGCGGCTCTGCTGGGACTCGCAGGCGGCATCACCGGTTATATCACTGGCAGCGTGCTGGCTATGTTCCTGGGCCCGGCATTTGCCGATGTCTCGGTTCTGCCCGTTCCCAGTCTGGCATTCATCTCTGCAGCGATTGCCGTGCTGGTGACGATTGCAGCCAGTTATATCCCCGCACGACAGGCGGCGAAACTCGATCCCTGTATGTGCTTCAAGGAGGTCTGA